A window of the Streptomyces griseochromogenes genome harbors these coding sequences:
- a CDS encoding glycoside hydrolase family 65 protein, with translation MITHPSFTVEPWCLRETELNLDVLAQSESVFALSNGHIGWRGNLDEGEPHGLPGAYLNGVHERHPLPYAEAGYGYPESGQTMINITDGKVIRLLVDDHPCDLRYGQLLAHERVLDFQSGVLSRTVRWTSPGGRTVRITSQRLVSFAQRAVAAIVYEVEAIDGPTTVAVQSELVANEQLPGLGGDPRVAAAIESPLSAEEHFAQDTRLRLVHCTTRSALRVAAAADHLVEGPESTRWTAQSEPDVSRLTVTADLVPGRPLRLFKFVAYGWSGERSLPAVHDQVDGAVAAAVSTGWDGLVAAQRAYLDRFWACADVEVEGDAQIQQAVRFALFHVLQAAARGENRAIPAKGLTGTGYDGHSFWDTESYVLRVLTFTAPEAVASALRWRHRMLPAARERASQLGLSGAAFPWRTIDGAESSGYWPAGTAAFHINADIAMAVDRYVMMTGDEDFERREGLDLLVDTARLWRSLGHHDADGVFHIDGVTGPDEYSALARDNLYTNLLARENLMAAADVATRHPDRAAELDVDDEETAAWRDAAARMAVPYNESLGVHEQSAGFTSFQRWDFEATPPENYPLLLHYPYFDLYRKQVVKQADLVLAMMECPHLFSDEQKARNFAYYDALTVRDSSLSACCQAVLAAETGHLRLAYAYLGEAALMDLDDLEHNTRDGLHIASLAGTWIALVTGFGGMRRHISEDGKSELPAFTPRLPEALSRVAFTVLVRGRRLKVDIGPSHARYRLVEGEPLVVLHHGEPMTVTTDAPVDRPMPPVPVRPETQQPPGRRPVGPLAGEEHQAETQD, from the coding sequence GTGATCACCCATCCCAGCTTCACGGTCGAGCCGTGGTGCCTGCGCGAGACCGAGCTGAACCTGGACGTGCTCGCCCAGAGCGAATCGGTGTTCGCGCTGTCCAACGGGCACATCGGGTGGCGCGGCAACCTCGACGAGGGCGAACCCCACGGACTGCCCGGCGCCTACCTCAACGGCGTCCACGAGCGGCATCCGCTGCCCTATGCGGAAGCGGGCTACGGATATCCCGAGTCCGGCCAGACGATGATCAATATCACCGACGGCAAGGTCATCCGGCTGCTGGTCGACGACCACCCGTGCGATCTGCGCTACGGCCAGCTGCTGGCGCACGAGCGGGTTCTGGACTTCCAGTCCGGTGTGCTCAGCCGCACGGTGCGCTGGACATCACCCGGCGGCCGCACGGTCCGGATCACCTCACAGCGGCTCGTGTCCTTCGCCCAACGCGCGGTGGCCGCGATCGTGTACGAGGTCGAGGCGATCGACGGACCGACCACGGTGGCCGTGCAGTCCGAGCTGGTGGCCAACGAACAACTGCCCGGCCTTGGGGGCGACCCGCGCGTTGCCGCGGCCATCGAGTCCCCCCTGAGTGCCGAGGAGCACTTCGCACAGGACACCCGCCTGCGGCTCGTGCATTGCACCACCCGCAGCGCACTGCGGGTGGCAGCAGCGGCCGACCATCTCGTCGAGGGGCCCGAGAGCACTCGCTGGACGGCGCAGAGCGAGCCCGACGTCAGCCGTCTCACGGTGACCGCGGACCTGGTGCCCGGGCGGCCGCTGCGGCTCTTCAAGTTCGTGGCCTACGGCTGGTCGGGGGAGCGTTCGCTACCGGCCGTGCACGATCAGGTGGACGGAGCCGTGGCCGCCGCGGTCAGCACGGGCTGGGACGGGCTGGTCGCCGCGCAACGAGCCTACCTGGACCGCTTCTGGGCGTGCGCGGACGTCGAGGTCGAAGGCGACGCGCAGATCCAGCAGGCGGTGCGGTTCGCCCTCTTCCACGTGCTCCAGGCCGCGGCCCGCGGCGAGAACCGGGCCATTCCCGCGAAAGGCCTGACCGGAACCGGGTACGACGGGCACTCCTTCTGGGACACCGAGTCTTACGTGCTGCGGGTCCTGACGTTCACCGCGCCGGAGGCCGTCGCGTCGGCACTGAGATGGCGGCACCGGATGCTGCCGGCGGCCCGGGAACGTGCGAGCCAGCTGGGCCTGTCGGGAGCGGCGTTCCCCTGGCGGACGATCGACGGTGCCGAGAGTTCCGGCTACTGGCCGGCGGGCACGGCCGCCTTCCACATCAACGCCGACATCGCCATGGCCGTCGACCGGTACGTCATGATGACCGGGGACGAGGACTTCGAGCGCCGTGAGGGGCTCGACCTCCTCGTGGACACCGCCCGGCTGTGGCGCTCCCTCGGACACCACGACGCGGACGGCGTCTTCCACATCGACGGGGTCACCGGACCCGACGAGTACAGTGCCCTGGCCCGCGACAACCTGTACACCAACCTGCTGGCCCGCGAGAACCTGATGGCCGCGGCGGATGTGGCCACGCGCCATCCGGACCGGGCCGCCGAACTCGATGTCGACGACGAGGAGACCGCGGCGTGGCGGGACGCTGCGGCTCGCATGGCGGTGCCGTACAACGAGTCTCTCGGCGTGCACGAACAGTCCGCAGGGTTCACGAGTTTCCAGCGCTGGGACTTCGAGGCGACCCCGCCCGAGAACTACCCACTGCTGTTGCATTACCCCTACTTCGACCTGTATCGCAAGCAGGTGGTGAAGCAGGCCGATCTGGTGCTGGCGATGATGGAGTGCCCGCACCTCTTCTCCGACGAGCAGAAGGCGCGCAATTTCGCCTACTACGACGCGCTCACCGTCCGCGACTCCTCCCTGTCGGCGTGCTGCCAGGCGGTGCTCGCCGCCGAGACCGGACACCTACGGCTGGCCTACGCCTACCTCGGCGAGGCCGCGCTGATGGACCTCGACGATCTGGAGCACAACACCCGTGACGGGCTGCACATCGCCTCCCTCGCCGGCACGTGGATCGCCCTGGTCACGGGATTCGGCGGCATGCGCCGGCACATCAGCGAGGACGGAAAGTCCGAACTGCCGGCGTTCACACCGCGCCTGCCGGAAGCGCTGTCCAGGGTGGCGTTCACGGTGCTGGTACGCGGACGCAGGCTGAAGGTGGACATCGGCCCGTCCCATGCGCGCTATCGACTGGTGGAAGGTGAACCGCTGGTCGTGCTGCATCACGGGGAACCGATGACCGTGACCACCGACGCTCCGGTCGACCGGCCGATGCCCCCCGTGCCCGTGCGCCCCGAGACGCAGCAGCCGCCGGGCCGCCGTCCGGTGGGCCCGCTCGCCGGGGAAGAGCACCAGGCGGAGACACAGGACTAG
- a CDS encoding HAD family hydrolase codes for MLGLPAHVRACLFDLDGVLTQTAKVHAAAWKEMFDGYLSERATREGTEFVPFDAVDDYDEYVDGRPREDGVRTFLTARGVHLPEGTPDDPPQADTVNGLGNRKNNLVLRRIREEGVEPYEGSVRFVHAAREAGLRCAVVSSSANCRDVLAAAGIEDLFEERIDGVVVRERRLRGKPAPDTYLEAARGLGTDPGEAAVFEDALAGVEAGRAGRFGVVVGVDRVGQADQLRAHGADVVVRDLAELLESR; via the coding sequence ATGCTGGGGCTTCCTGCTCATGTCCGTGCCTGTCTGTTCGACCTCGACGGTGTCCTCACCCAGACGGCGAAGGTGCACGCGGCCGCCTGGAAGGAGATGTTCGACGGCTATCTCAGCGAGCGCGCAACACGTGAGGGGACCGAGTTCGTGCCCTTCGACGCGGTGGACGACTACGACGAGTACGTGGACGGGCGGCCCCGTGAGGACGGCGTGCGCACCTTCCTCACCGCACGTGGAGTGCACCTGCCCGAGGGAACGCCGGACGACCCGCCGCAGGCGGACACGGTGAACGGACTGGGCAACCGCAAGAACAACCTGGTGCTGCGGCGGATCCGCGAGGAGGGGGTGGAACCCTACGAGGGCTCGGTCCGCTTCGTCCACGCGGCGCGGGAGGCCGGCCTGCGCTGCGCGGTGGTGTCGTCGAGCGCGAACTGCCGGGACGTCCTGGCAGCGGCCGGCATCGAGGACCTGTTCGAGGAGCGGATCGACGGAGTGGTGGTGCGCGAGCGCCGTCTGCGCGGCAAGCCCGCCCCGGACACCTATCTGGAGGCGGCTCGCGGGCTCGGAACGGATCCGGGCGAGGCCGCGGTGTTCGAAGACGCCCTGGCCGGCGTCGAGGCCGGGCGGGCGGGACGGTTCGGCGTGGTCGTGGGCGTCGACAGAGTGGGCCAGGCGGACCAGCTGCGGGCGCACGGGGCGGACGTCGTGGTCCGCGACCTGGCCGAACTTCTGGAGTCGCGGTGA
- a CDS encoding bifunctional YncE family protein/alkaline phosphatase family protein — protein MQVTRNRRNLETDFLGRRFGRRTTLTAAATAVVLAVTAGIGYAQTRQFGTDQVGQTTDRGQVISSDQYIAPYGDRLVINNGKIMSSSVSPDGTHLAASVTDGGSALAIVDVQNWKVQQVVGTAATSVPRISSNSVGQEGPTYSPDGTQLWLGQTDGYTRFTVNPDGTVTDPTSIKITADGTKHALVGQAVFSSDGSTVYSAVNGQNRVVAIDAATGAVKQSWAVGNAPRDMVQVGGKLYVSNEGGRPAKPGDTTMNSYGTQVPANPKTGATTTGTVSVIDLANPGAAPSSIDVGLHATSLYAKGKALFVTNTATNDVSVIDTGKDKVVQTIDTRPWPEASVGYEPDAVTLTDDGRLLVTLGRANAVAVYRYKSPQEPVSYVGLLPTDYFPAEITTVGKQVLVSNTRGIDARRPTSSAGHGTHDTTSSVQRFTLPDDSVIRSQTAKVFRQNGWTPGSVKLAKGGSYARPVPVPRRLGDPSTIKHVFLIVKENRTYDQVFGDMAKGNGDSSVTQFGENVTPNQHALADQFGLYDNTYDIGTNSAEGHNWLMQADDPEYTESSAGEYARSYDTEDDALGHQKSGFLWTGAQAAGKSVRDFGEFQSIESKPSDASWQNLYCDAKNMSATGQNTAYPIQTGSAIPSLNDVSAPGFPMFDTSVPDIYKYEIWKQDFEKNGPANLNMFWLSNDHTGGPASPAAQVADNDLAVGRMVDEISHSKYWKDSAIFVVEDDSQAGLDHVDGHRAPIQIISPWAQHGTVDSHYYSQITMIRTIEQILGIHPMNQKDSAASPMAGAFTGKPDDTPFTALPNRTSLTDGLKTPPSCGVDTPAAQDPKAAAVPASKVPSAMRQLAAKWEDWKAKQRLTGPHAVPDYANPAQMNHLTWYQTHNWARPYPGESRIYAPGDVPGAYIPSSESDG, from the coding sequence ATGCAGGTAACCCGCAACCGCAGAAACCTCGAGACGGACTTCCTCGGTAGACGATTCGGCCGCCGGACCACCCTCACGGCAGCCGCCACCGCGGTCGTCCTCGCCGTCACAGCCGGCATCGGTTACGCCCAGACACGTCAGTTCGGCACCGATCAGGTGGGTCAGACCACCGACCGGGGCCAGGTCATCTCCAGCGACCAGTACATCGCCCCGTACGGCGACCGCCTCGTCATCAACAACGGCAAGATCATGTCGTCCTCCGTCAGCCCGGACGGCACCCACCTCGCGGCCTCGGTCACCGACGGCGGGAGCGCACTGGCCATCGTCGACGTGCAGAACTGGAAGGTGCAGCAGGTCGTCGGCACCGCCGCGACCTCGGTCCCGCGCATCAGCAGCAACAGCGTGGGACAGGAAGGCCCCACGTACTCGCCCGACGGCACACAGCTGTGGCTGGGCCAGACCGACGGCTACACCAGGTTCACGGTGAACCCGGACGGCACCGTCACCGACCCGACGTCGATCAAGATCACGGCGGACGGGACCAAGCACGCCCTGGTCGGCCAGGCGGTTTTCTCGTCCGACGGCTCCACCGTGTACTCCGCCGTCAACGGCCAGAACCGGGTGGTCGCCATCGACGCGGCGACCGGCGCCGTCAAGCAGAGCTGGGCCGTGGGCAACGCTCCGCGTGACATGGTCCAGGTCGGCGGCAAGCTCTACGTCAGCAACGAGGGCGGGCGTCCGGCGAAGCCCGGCGACACCACCATGAACTCGTACGGCACTCAAGTTCCGGCCAACCCGAAGACCGGTGCCACCACCACCGGCACGGTCAGCGTCATCGACCTGGCGAACCCCGGGGCCGCCCCGTCGAGCATCGACGTCGGTCTGCACGCGACCTCCCTGTACGCCAAGGGCAAGGCGCTGTTCGTCACCAACACCGCCACCAACGACGTGTCGGTCATCGACACCGGCAAGGACAAGGTCGTACAGACCATCGACACCCGGCCGTGGCCGGAGGCGTCGGTGGGCTACGAGCCCGACGCGGTGACGCTCACCGACGACGGCCGCCTGCTGGTGACACTCGGCCGGGCCAACGCGGTCGCCGTCTACCGGTACAAGAGCCCGCAGGAGCCGGTCAGTTACGTCGGCCTGCTCCCGACGGACTACTTCCCCGCGGAGATCACCACCGTCGGCAAGCAGGTGCTGGTCTCCAACACCCGCGGCATCGACGCCCGCCGTCCCACCAGCAGCGCCGGGCACGGAACCCACGACACCACGTCGAGCGTGCAGCGGTTCACGCTGCCGGACGACAGCGTCATCAGGTCCCAGACGGCCAAGGTCTTCAGGCAGAACGGCTGGACCCCGGGCTCGGTCAAGCTGGCCAAGGGCGGGAGTTACGCCAGGCCGGTCCCGGTCCCGCGCCGGCTCGGCGACCCCTCGACGATCAAGCACGTCTTCCTGATCGTCAAGGAGAACCGGACCTACGACCAGGTCTTCGGCGACATGGCGAAGGGCAACGGCGACTCCTCGGTGACACAGTTCGGCGAGAACGTGACGCCGAACCAGCACGCGCTGGCCGACCAGTTCGGGCTCTACGACAACACCTACGACATCGGCACGAACTCCGCCGAGGGCCACAACTGGCTGATGCAGGCCGACGACCCGGAGTACACCGAGTCCTCGGCCGGAGAGTACGCGCGCAGCTACGACACCGAGGACGACGCCCTCGGTCACCAGAAGTCCGGCTTCCTCTGGACCGGTGCGCAGGCGGCGGGCAAGTCCGTGCGGGACTTCGGCGAGTTCCAGTCGATCGAGAGCAAGCCGTCCGACGCGTCCTGGCAGAACCTGTACTGCGACGCCAAGAACATGTCCGCGACCGGGCAGAACACCGCCTACCCCATACAGACGGGCTCGGCGATCCCGTCGCTCAACGACGTGTCGGCGCCGGGCTTCCCGATGTTCGACACCAGTGTCCCGGACATCTACAAGTACGAGATCTGGAAGCAGGACTTCGAGAAGAACGGTCCGGCGAACCTGAACATGTTCTGGCTCTCCAACGACCACACCGGTGGTCCGGCGAGTCCGGCGGCTCAGGTCGCGGACAACGACCTCGCGGTCGGCAGGATGGTCGACGAGATCTCGCACAGCAAGTACTGGAAGGACTCGGCGATCTTCGTCGTCGAGGACGACTCCCAGGCAGGCCTCGACCACGTCGACGGACACCGCGCCCCGATCCAGATCATCAGCCCCTGGGCCCAGCACGGCACCGTCGACAGCCACTACTACTCGCAGATCACCATGATCCGCACCATCGAGCAGATCCTCGGGATCCACCCGATGAACCAGAAGGACAGCGCGGCCAGCCCGATGGCCGGGGCGTTCACCGGGAAGCCGGACGACACGCCGTTCACGGCGCTGCCCAACCGGACCTCGCTGACCGACGGTCTGAAGACCCCGCCTTCCTGCGGTGTGGACACCCCCGCGGCGCAGGACCCCAAGGCCGCGGCCGTGCCGGCGTCGAAGGTGCCGTCGGCCATGCGGCAGCTCGCGGCGAAGTGGGAGGACTGGAAGGCCAAGCAGCGGCTGACCGGGCCGCACGCCGTGCCCGACTACGCGAACCCCGCGCAGATGAACCACCTCACGTGGTACCAGACGCACAACTGGGCCAGGCCCTACCCCGGCGAGAGCAGGATCTACGCGCCGGGCGACGTGCCGGGCGCCTACATCCCGTCGTCGGAGTCCGACGGCTGA
- a CDS encoding ABC transporter permease, with translation MTATAADGNVATARPVSVPRGYRFELVKLVSQWRIRLLVLACWIAPGLFVAAVSRQSTLPVDTLFGRWMHATGWAGPLVMLGFAGTWALPLLTSVVAGDIFASEDRLGTWRHLLVAVRSPRRIFAAKALASLTALLLLVVGLACSSVVGGLLAVGNQPLVGLDGHLLTSADAAGKVLLAWVCVLAPTLALAAIGLLGSVALGRSPMGLLLPAVVALGMQLAQMLPLPAAVRLGLPSYAFIAWNGLFTGPAQLRPLVIGVVVSLVWAVIATVLAYALFMRRDFTNATYDGSGRRAVTAGVLPLAGVVAVTVAVVAATTGATGSGIEQDKVQRSLATAFAHLYRMQTKQLNRPDVTEAQLKTTATCDKGSIRVAAEGPGNDWRCVVSWHLPGVEAAGTAIYQLDVTPDGRFMADGDGPKEVNGYFLVRTPTGDAPNPLWQFDGNVELLRTAKE, from the coding sequence ATGACCGCGACCGCAGCGGACGGCAACGTTGCCACCGCCCGCCCCGTCTCTGTTCCGCGCGGCTACCGCTTCGAGCTGGTCAAGCTGGTCTCGCAATGGCGGATCCGGCTGCTGGTCCTCGCCTGCTGGATCGCGCCGGGCCTCTTCGTCGCCGCTGTGAGCCGGCAGAGCACGCTGCCCGTCGACACCCTCTTCGGGCGCTGGATGCATGCCACGGGATGGGCCGGACCGCTGGTGATGCTCGGTTTCGCGGGCACCTGGGCACTCCCGCTGCTGACCTCGGTGGTCGCCGGAGACATCTTCGCCTCCGAGGACCGGCTCGGCACCTGGCGCCACTTGCTCGTGGCGGTCCGGTCGCCCAGGCGGATCTTCGCGGCGAAGGCGCTGGCCAGCCTCACCGCTCTCCTGCTGCTCGTGGTCGGGCTGGCCTGTTCCAGTGTGGTCGGCGGTCTCCTGGCAGTCGGAAACCAGCCACTGGTCGGCCTCGACGGTCATCTGCTGACCTCGGCGGACGCGGCGGGCAAGGTTCTGCTCGCCTGGGTCTGCGTCCTCGCCCCGACCCTGGCCCTCGCCGCGATCGGACTGCTCGGCTCCGTCGCACTGGGGCGTTCCCCGATGGGACTGCTGCTGCCCGCGGTCGTCGCCCTCGGAATGCAGCTCGCCCAGATGCTGCCGCTCCCCGCCGCCGTACGACTCGGCCTGCCCAGCTACGCCTTCATCGCCTGGAACGGCCTGTTCACCGGCCCGGCACAGCTCCGCCCGCTCGTCATCGGCGTCGTGGTCAGTCTGGTGTGGGCGGTGATCGCGACGGTGCTGGCCTACGCGCTTTTCATGCGGCGCGACTTCACCAACGCCACCTACGACGGCTCGGGGCGCCGCGCGGTCACCGCCGGAGTCCTGCCGCTGGCCGGGGTGGTCGCGGTGACCGTCGCGGTCGTCGCCGCGACGACCGGGGCCACGGGCTCCGGGATCGAGCAGGACAAAGTGCAGCGCTCGCTCGCCACGGCGTTCGCCCACCTCTATCGCATGCAGACGAAGCAGCTCAACCGCCCCGACGTCACCGAAGCGCAGTTGAAGACCACGGCGACGTGCGACAAGGGCAGCATCAGGGTCGCCGCCGAAGGACCGGGCAACGACTGGCGCTGCGTCGTCTCCTGGCATCTCCCCGGCGTCGAGGCCGCGGGCACGGCCATCTACCAACTCGACGTCACCCCGGACGGGCGGTTCATGGCCGACGGCGACGGACCGAAGGAAGTGAACGGCTACTTCCTGGTCCGGACGCCGACCGGCGACGCACCGAACCCACTTTGGCAGTTCGACGGCAACGTCGAACTTCTCCGCACGGCGAAGGAGTGA